ttttttttattattatttatggacGTGTTCATATGTTTTTGTTAGAGAAGAGAGCCATGTAAGTGTTTTTGATAGGATGCCATTATTGCCTTATGAATAAAactgaaagaaatatatttatttaactatagATGTTACTTTTATACTTTCCGTTGCAACTAACTATACATCACACCTCTCTCGAACTAGTTGCAAATGTGGCTTGAAAATCCTCTGCAAGAACTGACTTATGAAGGCGTCATGGCAAACCTCGAACAACCTTTCAACTCCGAGAGCGTGCTGTGTGCTCGCATCCATGCCTATCTAGAACGCCATGGGTACATCAACTTTGGCATCTTTAAGCGTGTGAAGGTTAGTGCTTTTAaaagtttatcatcatcatcatcatcatcatcatcatcatcatcatcatcatcatcatcatcatcatcatcatcatcatcatcatcatcatcatcatcatcatcatcatcaccaccaccatcaccatcatcatcatcaccaccaataccaccaccaccaccaccaccaccaccaccaccaccaccaccaccaccaccaccaccaccaccaccaccaccaccaccaccaccaccaccaccaccaccaccaccaccaccaccaccaccaccaccaccaccaccaccaccaccaccaccaccaccaccaccaccaccaccaccaccaccaccaccaccaccaccaccaccaccaccaccaccaccaccaccaccaccaccaccaccaccaccaccaccaccaccaccaccaccaccaccaccaccaccaccaccaccaccaccaccaccaccaccaccaccaccaccaccaccaccaccaccaccaccaccaccaccaccaccaccaccaccaccaccaccaccaccaccaccaccaccaccaccaccaccaccaccaccaccaccatcaccatcaccaccaccatcaccatcacatcttCAAATGAAATATATCCAAAGGAGAATTTTTATACAAAATGGAAAGCTTTACCagacttttcctccctcttccagccGTTGCCGCAGAAGAAGTACGGGAGCATCATTGTCATCGGTGCCGGCATTGCGGGACTTGCGGCTGCCCAGCAACTCAATTCTTTGGGTTTGAGGTCATTGTGCTGGAGGCCAGGGTGAGTTCTTGCTTTGGGGAGGATTGGATTTTGGGttgggtcctttttttttttttttttttttttttttttttttttatagccatcTTTTATTTGCTGGttactgtctgtttctgtttgtctctgtctgtctgtctgtctgtctctgtctgtctgtctgtctgtctgtctgtctgtctgtctgtctgtctgtctctgtctctgtctctgtctctgtctctgtctctgtctctgtctctgtctctgtctctgtctctgtctctgtctctgtctctctgtctctctctctctctctctctctctctctctctctctctctctctctctctctctctctctctctctctctctctctctctctctctctctctctctctctctctctctctctctctctctctctctctctctctctctctctctctctctctctgtctctctctctgtctctctctgtctctctctgtctctctctgtctctctctgtctctctctgtctctctctctctctctctctctctctctctctctctgtctctctctctctctctctctctctctctctctctctctctctctctctctctctctctctctctctctctctctctctctctctctctctctctcctctttctctattttcctcttcctctttccttctattttttgccctctctatccttccccccactctcccaccatccgctcttcttcctttcccctataTTGCTCTCTTGCACTCAACTATTATGTAACACATTAGAAAACACCCCAACACAAACTAGGAAAATCACACCTGAAAGTTTTCCAATTTGACAGGACCGGGTTGGGGGCAGGATAGCAACCTTCCGAAAAGGGGCATACATCGCCGACCTTGGAGCGATGGTGGTGACAGGGCTGGGAGGCAACCCTCTTAATGTCCTCTCCAAGCAGATCAACATGGAACTCATCTGTATCAAGCAGAAGTGCCCACTGTACGAGTCCAACGGGAATACGGTGAGTTATTGTGTGTTGTCCCTGTTAGTGTGATTGATACTCTTTTCCTGTGGTCTAGTGCTTGAGTTTTGCTCTCTTTGGATGTGACCAAGAGTGAGTAGCTTCATGTCCAGGTCAGGAGTGATATACGAAGTGGTATTATTTTTGAAGTATGTGCTCTGAATGCTTCTTATAATGTACTTATAAAAGTAGATGAGTGATGTGCCGTTTTATTTTATAATGAAAATTTTTCTGAATTCATAcgcatcttttctcttctttgcaGGTACTAAAGGATAAAGATGAGATGGTCGAGAGGGAATTTAATCGTCTCCTTGAAGCAACCAGCTTTTTGTCCCATCAGCTTGATTTCAATTACGTTGACAACCGGCCTATTAGTCTCGGGGAGGCGCTGGAGTGGGTTATCAAGTAAGTTGAAGAGAAGTGGCTAGGCTCAGTAAATCTGATGAAAGGAAATgaatacagatgaatatatactGCTTGCTTTATGGTTTGTGTGATTCAGATGAAGTTGTATTTTTGTGTGATGTTCTGTTTAGAGTGACATATGAATCTGTATGTGTGGCATTATGACATTGGAAAATTCCATCATAATgttttagtaatatatatgtttcttttactatttctatACTAGCTTGCAAGAAAAGAATGTTAAAGAAAAACAAGTTAATCATTGGAAAACCGTTGTCAAATTACAAGAGAAGCTCAAGACTGTTCTTAATAAGGTGAGTAGAGGTCTTAGTGCAGTTAATTTAGAAAACTTATAAATGTTTACTGATATTTTAGAATGTTATCATTTTAACTGTAAAAACTGATGTAATGTTTAAATTATTCTAATgttctgatgattttttttagatGCACACACTACATGGAAAGATTGAAACCCTTCATAAAGAGCATGAACAGCTGAGCGAAAAGAGAAATTCCCGAAATATCACAAATGAATTTGTTTACCGTGTAAAGCTGCGGGAATTGCAGAATGCTTGCAAGGTAACTATGCTTATAATTTATGCCctaattaagtgtgtgtgtgtgtgtgtgtgtgtgtgtgtgtgtgtgtgtgtgtgtgtgtgtgtgtgtgtgtgtgtgtgtgcgtgtgtgcgtgtgtgcgtgcgtgtgtgcgtgcgtgcgtgcgtgcgtgcgtgcgtgcgtgcgtgcgtgcgtgcgtgcgtgcgtggtgtgtgtgtgtgtgtgtgtgtgtgtgtgcgtgtgtgtgtgtgcatgtgtgtgtgtgtgcgcgtacgtgtgtatgtgtgtgagtgtgtgcatgtgtgcatgtgtatgtgcatgtgtgtgagtgtatttaggtatgtgtttttataatacATTTTTACATGATATACAAGAATAGTTCTGTTTCtcattaaaattaaaatacattTTCATGGACATTTTCATTGCTTGCTTAATATATTTAAGTCTTTTAAAGGATATAGGACTAGTATAgtaaaaatatatctacaaaaggaattcacttaaaaaaaagaaagaaaaaaaagctaaaaagaaaaaagaaaaaagatgaaatccTCATGTGCTAAAATGCCGTCTTCGTGATGCAGGAGTGGGACCAGCTAGTCGAACAACAGCGAGAGATCGAGGACAAACTGCAAGAACTCGAGGCATCTTCGCCGAGCGACGTCTATCTCTCGTCCCGCGACAGACAAATCTTGGACTGGCACTTCGCTAATCTCGAATTTGCCAATGCCACGCCCTTGCATAACCTCTCCCTCAAGCACTGGGATCAGGATGATGACTTTGAGTTCTCGGGCAGCCACCTCACAGGTTTGTCGTGTGAGAGAATTAGTGTTGTAATGCCTCTTGGTGTTAGATTGTTGACTGAAtgctactgtatatatacacatgtaaatacaaagGTATATATAATAAGGCAAGTATGTATACAgactcatgcacgcacgcgcacacacagacacacagacacacagacacacagacacagagacacagagacacacagatacacagatacacagatacacagatacacagatacacagatacacagatacacagatacacagacacacagacacacaaacacacagacacacagacacacagacacacagacacacacacacacacacacacacacacacacacacacacacacacacacacacacacacacacacacacacacacacacacacacacacacacacacacatattaatcctTAATTTATGTCTACCAATTTCAGTTCTCTATGAGAAGTATCATTACCTGATACATCAGATCCATTAGTGAAGCTATGTTTATTCTTCCAGTTCGAAATGGATACTCGTGTGTTCCAGTAGCCCTCAGTGAAGGCCTAGATATCCGGCTAAACACCGCAGTGCGTaaaatattatacacaaacactgGGGTCGAGGTCACGGTGTCAAATGCTCGTAACCATTCCAATCCGGCGACTTTAAAAGGTAAGCAGAAAGGTTTTAATGCCCGAGTTGGGTGAGGTTGTTTTGTGGTGAATTACAGTGTACGGAAGTGATCAAGATGGGTATTTTTGATGTGTGAGTAATAGGGTCTGGGGTTCTGGTGCATAGAATGATAGTGTGCTCTTTCAGAAATCTCTAACATCCACAAGGGCTATCTATTTTTAGATAAGATGTCTAAACTCATTACAATTGCAATAACTGCCAGCTGTCTGTCACCCCCCAGCCACAAAGGATACCCAGTTTTTCAGGGTTCACTAAAGCAGGTCCTGCAAAACACAGATGTAAGAGAATTAGATTTGGAAGTGGttctatcacccccccctcccccctttctagcTTATACATGGAAGATCTTCAAAAAATTTAAATGAGGGAAAAGTTATTGATTTCTCAAAAGTTTTTGGCAGTAATATTTCCCAAGCATATAATGTGATTTTGAAAAAAGATACTTTTAAAGGCAGTTGCAATATTCACTGTATTTTTAGTTTTGCAGTGAATAGATTATTTCTAGGTTATAATGTGTTGAAGTAATCTTGCACATGATCATTAATAGATCATAGCATATGCTGTGAATAAATGACAGGGATTGAATTTAAAAAATCAGTTCATGTATAAGGTTATTAAGATAATATACTGAATTTTAACCAAGCTTTGGAATGGACATGAACGATacccattgcaaaaaaaaatagcaacagtgAACCTAGGCTCTGGTTGCAAGTATGCTGAACTTCAGAAAATAGTATACTGAACTTCGAtcatttttctgtcatttttcagCTGATGCAGTTCTGTGCACACTACCTCTGGGTGTTTTAAAGCAGTCAGTTATTGCCAACCAGAATGCTCCACACACTGTCACGTTCAGCCCACCTTTGCCACAGTGGAAAGTTGATGCGATTTCGAGACTCGGATTCGGAAATCTCAATAAGGTaatcattatctgtctgtctttctttttcttcctcatcctcttcctcttcctcttcctctttttcttctttttcttctttttcttctttttcttctttttcttcttcttctccttcttctccttcttcttcttcttcttcttcttcttcttcttcttcttcttcttcttcttcttcttcttcttcttcttcttcttcttcttcttcttcttcttcttcttcttcctcctcttcctcttcctcttcctcttcctcttcctcttcctcttctctcttcttcttcttcttcttcttcttcttcttcttcttcttcttcttcttcttcttcttcttctcttctcttcttcttcttctctcttcctcttcctcttcttcttcttcttcttcttcttcttcttcttcttcttcttcttcttcttcttcttcttcttcttcttcttcttcttcttcttcttcttcttcttcttcttcttcttcttcttcttctctcctctcctcctcctcctcctcctcctcctcctcctcctccatctttataTAAAGTTTCTACCTTAATTGTTTTGCTCTGGTTTATCTGTTTGCTCTGTTGGTAACATACCTTTTGCCAATTGCAGGTCGTTCTGTGTTTCGACCGAGTGTTCTGGGATCCAAATGCGAATCTCTTTGGACACGTGGGATCTACCACAGCAAGCAGAGGTTAGATCCTGTTCTTGCGATTCTTAAGAGGATAGATATGAATGCAGGTGatttttttctagttatttttataaattcttggtatttcatttctgtatttatattttttttcctgtttacttTGAAGAACTgtaatttttaatttgttttattaatgcCTAACTTGGAAACTTTTAACATACAATTGCATTTCAGTATATTGGGAAGGGttttgaatataattttttttgtacaaaagtgcatgtctgtgtgtatttaataaTTTGTTTACTCATCTTCTAAATGTAATTTCTTAATTCCCGTTTATTACAGGTGAGCTCTTTCTCTTCTGGTATTTATACCGCGCTCCAGTACTCCTAGCGCTGGTCGCAGGAGAAGCCGCGGCAATTATGGAAAATGTCAGTGATGATGTCATTGTTGGCCGTTGCATTGCTGTGCTTAAGGGAATCTTTGGCAACTCTTCTGTACCACAGGTAATGGAGTGGACTGGATTCCCTTGCTTAAcccattagtattgttaatttgatatatatattttaagcgtCACTCTGTTCATTATtcgtgtgtattatgtatgtttatgcttgtTGGACCaattgatgcaaggatgtaaaaCTGCATGTCTTGCTCTCagtgtgattttgttttattgattgtctacacacatatatggctccacaagtgttgAATCACCAGGAGTCAGAAAAAATGGCATGTCATATGTTCAAAGGTTGTGCTAATAAAATGAACTTAGCTGGTTTCTTAACTCAACCACTAcggatttatgttttgtcccctgtagttttttgtgaattttgttacatactgaTGGCTCCTCATGtactcagctggcaaggagtctattagttgGCCCGTGTGACCATTccagatttccccattccttgaattggcaggaaaatgtgtttttttttttaatagaattgatatcaatactgttattatttttattgatgttatgattattaaatatcttggtaacatttaagactatgaagtcataaaaaaaagtcaatgaaaaggataaacaggtgagataggtaggactaataactgactccttggtgactaagcacttgtagagccatctatgtgtaaagacaataaataaacttaagaATTGAAGTCTGACATTAATTGAAGATCACTTGCATGTTTTTAAGCTTCTTTGTGTAttgattgttatttattaatttatttatatgtttatttattgaacTTTTACAGTTGAATTATGTGATTTATATTCACTTACATATCCCTCACTCTTACTTCCAACAGCCTAAAGAAACAGTAGTAACCAGATGGCGTGCAGATCCTTGGTCCAGGGGCTCTTACTCTTTCGTCTCCACGGGGGCATCTGGCAATGACTACGACATCCTGGCCACACCCATCTCTCCACACCAGGCCAATCAGAACCCACAGAATTCACAGAACTCGACTGatgcaccttcccctcctccgagGTATGGAGCTGCTCCGTCGTGTGGAGTTTCTTATTaagttttattaatttcttcatttcgTTTTATTGTATGGTTTTCAAGAGATAAGTCAATGTTTTGTCtagtttatttgttatatttgttgtacCTATGTAGATGATGTGTTTTTGCCAAGAGGTTAGTAAAGaatgtatgtgtctctgtattGGTAGTGATCAAGGGGGTCTGTTAAGACTTGCTCTCTTCTTGTAATTTTGACATCTGTTTGCGGTTTGTTTAATCTGTCTTGTTTTAGAATTTCATTCACTGATTGGCTGTGtagttgtgttttttgtgttcttGTATGTTGGCTGTGTGGCTTGTCTATTTTGTATGTTGGTTATTTGGTTGTATAACTGTGTAGTTGGTTTTCTAGTATGTATATTGGCCACATAGCTGTGTGGTTAAGTTTTTGGCATGTTGCAAGCTGTGTAGGTTGTGTTGTTTTCTTGGGTATATGGTTaggatatttattttattgtgtattGGTTATTTACCTTATTAATAGCTATGTACGTGGGTTTAGGGCTAGAATTTTGTatgaaaaaattgagaaaaaatggaatgaaagaaaaaagaaaacaaattagccTATTCATAAATTATTGTCTTCATGATTGTGTAACTTGGATAGAAAGATGAGTCAACAAAGAGAGTTATGCATTTTAACAAACAACAAAGTATGTCTTTTCACACCCAAAAAAATGGCTCAGTGTTTGTTTATTCTGCAACAAACTAGTTTTTTTGCCTCTTATTTCACATACTACCTcctgatcaccatcaccacaacaacAAACTGGTAATGTTATGGGTTCAGGGACCAGTATCACCTCTTTCAGATTTATGAGATTAAAAATGCATTATGTATTTTCTCCCTTGCCCCAGACTGTTCTTCGGAGGGGAGCACACCATCCGAAACTATCCAGCCACAGTCCATGGAGCCTTGCTCAGCGGTCTTCGCGAGGCAGGACGGATTGCAGATCAGTTCTTGGGCTGTCCTTATGCTGCCCCATCCTCACCTCCCACGAACGGCACTGCCAAGATCGAGACTTAGTGTTCCGGGGAGGGGTGTACGTGGATTAAtaatttaaagggggggggggagcttttcAGATCTTACAATTGAGTGTTAGTTTTAATCCTCTTAAAGACTAGtggcatcttcttcttctttttttctctctctctctctctctctctctc
The window above is part of the Penaeus chinensis breed Huanghai No. 1 chromosome 14, ASM1920278v2, whole genome shotgun sequence genome. Proteins encoded here:
- the LOC125032108 gene encoding LOW QUALITY PROTEIN: lysine-specific histone demethylase 1A-like (The sequence of the model RefSeq protein was modified relative to this genomic sequence to represent the inferred CDS: inserted 1 base in 1 codon), which encodes MESKEVTNLKRPVETAEEDDVRKGKKKRGKAEVEEEQTPTEVKEEVKPEKTEKEEADGEAEQDDPTVGLEGASFQSRMPSDKLTTLEGSLFSDIVKSPPPTHRLFLHIRNRILQMWLENPLQELTYEGVMANLEQPFNSESVLCARIHAYLERHGYINFGIFKRVKPLPQKKYGSIIVIGAGIAGLAAAQQLNXFGFEVIVLEARDRVGGRIATFRKGAYIADLGAMVVTGLGGNPLNVLSKQINMELICIKQKCPLYESNGNTVLKDKDEMVEREFNRLLEATSFLSHQLDFNYVDNRPISLGEALEWVINLQEKNVKEKQVNHWKTVVKLQEKLKTVLNKMHTLHGKIETLHKEHEQLSEKRNSRNITNEFVYRVKLRELQNACKEWDQLVEQQREIEDKLQELEASSPSDVYLSSRDRQILDWHFANLEFANATPLHNLSLKHWDQDDDFEFSGSHLTVRNGYSCVPVALSEGLDIRLNTAVRKILYTNTGVEVTVSNARNHSNPATLKADAVLCTLPLGVLKQSVIANQNAPHTVTFSPPLPQWKVDAISRLGFGNLNKVVLCFDRVFWDPNANLFGHVGSTTASRGELFLFWYLYRAPVLLALVAGEAAAIMENVSDDVIVGRCIAVLKGIFGNSSVPQPKETVVTRWRADPWSRGSYSFVSTGASGNDYDILATPISPHQANQNPQNSQNSTDAPSPPPRLFFGGEHTIRNYPATVHGALLSGLREAGRIADQFLGCPYAAPSSPPTNGTAKIET